TCATCCGGCGATGTCGCGAAGTGCGACTTCACTCAAGATGCGTTCCAACACCTGCTCGATAGATAATTCAGTGGAATCCAGCTGTATAGCGTCATGCGCTGGCTTGAGCGGGGCTACCGCTCGCTGGGTGTCACGTTCGTCACGTGCACATATCTCACTTAGCAGACTCGACAGACTAACATCATCACCTTTGGCCTTCAACTGCAAGTAACGACGTCGGGCTCGCTCCTCGGCGCTGGCGGTCAGAAACACCTTCAGCGGCGCGGCAGGAAATACCACTGTGCCCATGTCGCGCCCATCGGCGATAAGGCCTGGAAACTCTTGGAAAGCCCGCTGACGCTGAAGCAATGCTTCGCGCACCGCAGGCAACGACGCCACCTGCGAAGCACCGCTTCCGACCTGCTCATTGCGGATGGCGAGCGTGACATCCTCGCCCTCTAGAATGATGCGCTGCCCGTGATCGTCGGTAGCCGCTTCGAACTGCACGTCCAGATGAGCGGCCAACAGTTTCAGCGCCTCTTCGTTAGTCAGATCAACTCCATGGTTGCGCGCCGCGAATGCCAGTAAACGATAGAGCGCACCGGAATCAAGCAGACACCACCCCAGACGCTTGGCCAGCATACCGGCCACTGTGCCCTTCCCTGAACCGCTTGGTCCGTCGATCGTAATGACCGGAGCTTGAGCTTTCACGATTGCCCCTCTTGCGCTACACGAATACCCACCTGAGCACAAAGCGCCAGGAAATGGGGGAATGAAGTTGCGAGACCGGCACAGTCGCTGATACGGATAGGTGCCGTTGCTCGCAACGATGCAATGCTTAATGCCATGGCGACGCGGTGATCACCATGCGCGTGGACTTCACCGCCACCGAGCGTGCCGCCCTCAATAATGACGCCGTCCACTGTAGACTCGATTTTCACACCCAGTACCGCAAGCGCATCGCAGATCGCCTGAATGCGCAAGGACTGCCTGACCTGCGCTGCTTGGGCGCCATGCAATACCGTACGTCCCTGAGCACTGGCCGCTGCAACGAACAGCACCGGAAATTCATCCATCGCACGGGGCACGAGCGCCTCGGGAATCTCGATACCACTCAACGGCGCATACCTTACGCGCAAGTCAGCTACCGGCTGCTCACCGACTTCTCGCTGATTTTCGAGCGTGATGTCAGCACCCATCAGACGCAGGAAGTCGATCACACCAACCAGCGCAGCATCCAGCAACACCTGCTCCAGGCGCAACACCGAGCCGACGCTGATGCAGGCACCCACCAGGTAAGCCACCACGCAGGCGATGTCGTCACTGACATGAATCCGGCCGTTGACCTCACCACCGGCACGCGTCAGCAGCACAGAGGTATCAGCCGTTGATTTCCAGGTGCCGGCACGACGCGCGAGGATTTCACCGAAATGTTCGCGAGCTGTACGTGCGCGAGTAAAGACCCCCATCAGTTGTTGGCCGTCGCCTGCATCAACAGCGTCGCGCAGTGCATCCAGGTCAGTGCGAAAAGTGTCCAGGGTGCGCAATACCGCCTCGCGATTGGCGAGAAAGATATCGTGCCACATCACTGGATCGCTGCCTGCAATACGGGTGAAATCACGAAAACCGCCCGCCGCATAGCGGAAAATTTCCAGGTTTTCATTACGTTTGGCCAACGAGTCCACCAGTCCGAAGGCCAGCAAGTGCGGCAGGTGGCTGGTTGCGGCCAGCACCTCGTCGTGGCGTTCGACTTGCATGTGCTCGACGTCAGCGCCCAACACAGTCCAGAGGCGGTCAACCACGGCCAGCGCGGCTGGATCAGTGTCGGCAAGCGGCGTAAGAATTACCTTGTGGCGACGAAACAACTGCGCGTTGGAAGCCTCCACCCCGCTTTGCTCGGAACCGGCAATCGGATGCCCCGGCACGAAACGTGGCGGCATCGCCCCAAAGGCTTCACGCGCGGCACGCACCACATTGCCTTTGGCGCTACCGACATCAGTCAGCACCGCATCGCCCAGATCCAGCGTGGCAAGCACTGCCAACAGTTTTTCCATCGCGAGGATAGGCACTGCCAGTTGAATCACATCGGCGCCGACACATGCTGCGGCGAGGGTGTCTTCACAGCGATCGACCACGCCCAACTCGACTGCAAGCTTGCGCGACTCAGGATCAAGATCGACGCCCACCACCTCACGGCACAGGCCACTTTCGCGCAGGCCCTTGGCGAAAGAGCCGCCAATCAAACCCAGGCCAACGACCACCAGGCGACCCACCAAAGGCGGTCGCATTTGCGCAGAATTAACATCAATCACGCGCCCAGAACCTTGCTCAGTGCTTGAAGGAAAAGGCTGTTTTCAGAAGGCAGGCCGATGCTCACGCGCAGGTGGTTCGGCATACCGTAACCACCGATCGGCCGAACGATGACGCCTTCGCGAAGCAACCCGTCGTAAACGGACGCAGCTTCACGGCCGAGATCTACCGCCAGGAAATTGGCTTTGGAAGGCACCCAGCTCAAACCCAACGACTGCAGACCGTCTTGCAATTGCTGCATACCGGCTTCATTCAGGTGGCGGCTTTCGGAGACATAATCGACGTCATCGAGCGCGGCCGTTGCCGCTGCCAACGCGAAGCTGTTGACGTTGAACGGCTGACGCACGCGATTGAGCACGTCCGCAACGACCGGCGACGATAACCCGTAACCCACACGCAGTGAGGCGAGGCCATAGGCTTTGGAAAACGTTCGGGAAACCAGAAGATTGGGATACTCAGCCAGAAAATTAAGGCCGTCAGGCAAGTCCGCACCTTCGGCGTACTCGATGTAAGCCTCGTCCAGCACCACCAACACGTCTTTGGGCACATCGGTCAGAAAATCCTCCAACGCCTGAGGACCAAACCAGGTGCCCGTCGGATTGTTCGGATTAGCGATGAAGACCACGCGGGTATTTTGGTCGATGCCCGCAAGCATGGCAGGCAAGTCGTGCCCCCATTCCCTGGCGGGCGCAACGCGGGCATCGGCACCTAATGCCTGCGTGACAATCGGGTAGATCGCAAACGCGTGTTCGCTGAACACCGCATTCAAGCCGGGGGCCAGATAGGCACGTGCGACAATCTCCAGGATATCGTTTGACCCGTTGCCCAGCGTGACCTGATTGACCTCGACACCACAACGCTCGGCAAGACGCATTTTCAAATCAAAGCCGTTGCCATCGGGATACCGTGTCAGCCCGGCCAACGCTGCGCTGATTGCCGCCAACGCCCTGGGACTGGCGCCGAGCGGGTTTTCATTGCTGGCCAGTTTGATGATATGCGCTGGATCAAGGCCCAACTCGCGCGCCAGTTCGTCCACCGGTTTTCCGGGAACGTAAGGCGATAGTTTTTGCACGCCGGGCCGGGCCAGCGCGAGGAAGTCGCCACTCATCACTTGCTTACCTCGTCAGAGAACAGCTTTCGGGTAGGAGCCCAGCACTTTGAGTGCTACTGCTTCCTGACTGATCCGCTCCAGCACCGCCTTGATCAATGGGTCGCGGTGGTGGCCGACGAAATCGATAAAGAACACGTAGGTCCATTTACCGCTGCGCGAAGGCCGGGTCTCGATACGGGTCAGGTCGATTCCGTTCTCATGGAAAGGCACAAGCAACTCATGCAGAGCGCCCGGCTTGTTGCTCATCGAAACGATGATCGAGGTTTTATCGTCGCCAGTCGGCGGGACTTCCTGGCTGCCAATTATCAGGAAGCGCGTGGAGTTGTCCGGCCGGTCCTCGATCTTCTCGGCAATGCGGGTCAGGCCGTACAGACCTGCAGCCATGTCGCCGGCAATGGCGGCAGAGTTCCACTCACCCTTGACGCGTTTGGCAGCTTCGGCATTGCTGGCAACAGCGACGCGCTCCACGTTCGGATAATGTGCGTCGAGCCACTTGCGGCATTGCGCCAGTGACTGAGCGTGGGAATAGATTCGGCTGATGCTGTCAGTCTTTGTATTTTCACCCACCAGCAAATGGTGGTGAATACGCAACTCGACTTCGCCACAGATGACCATATCGTGTTCAAGAAAACTGTCGAGGGTATGGTTGACTGCACCTTCGGTTGAGTTTTCCACAGGGACGACGCCGAAGTTGACCGCACCAGCGGCCACTTCACGGAAGACCTCGTCGATGGCGGCCATCGGCAAACTGATCACAGCGTGACCGAAATGCTTCATCGCTGCGGCCTGGGTAAACGTACCTTCAGGGCCGAGGTAAGCCACTTTCAGCGGCTGCTCAAGCGCCAGGCACGACGACATGATTTCGCGAAACAGACGCGCCATGTCTTCGTTGCTCAATGGACCGCGGTTGCGTTCCATCACGCGCTTGAGCACCTGCGCTTCACGCTCTGGACGATAGAACACCGGCACTTCGCCTTCGGCAAGGGTCGACATCTTTACCCTTGCCACTTCCTGCGCGCAGCGCGCACGTTCGCTGATCAGTTCCAGGACTTTCTCGTCGAGGCTGTCGATACGCAGGCGCAGTGCCTTGAGTTCTTGTTCAGACATTAACCGTGCTCCTTCTCGAACTCTGCCATGTACGCAACCAGCGCGTTGACCGCAACCAGATCGATGGCGTTGTAAATAGAGGCGCGCATGCCGCCCACAGAGCGGTGACCCTTGAGGTTGAGCAGGCCGCGCTCATCAGCGCCCGCCAGGAACGGTTTGTCCAGACGGTCGTCCGCCAGACGGAACGGCACGTTCATCCACGAGCGGTCGGAAAGATTGATCGGGTTGCTGTAAAGGCCGCTGGCATCGATAAAGTCATACAGCGTGCGCTGCTTGATTTCGTTGCGCCTGGCGACTTCTTCGACGCCGCCCTGCTCTTTCAGCCACTCGAACACCAACCCGGACAAATACCAGGCCAGCGTCGGCGGCGTGTTGTACATGGAGCTGTTGTCGGCAGCGACTTTGTAGTTAAGCATCGTCGGGCACAACGAACGCGCACGACCCAACAGGTCTTCGCGGATTATCGCAACCACGATGCCGCTTGGACCGATGTTTTTCTGCGCGCCAGCGAAGATCATGCCAAAACGCGAAACATCCACCGGCCGCGACAAGATGTCCGAAGACATGTCAGCCACCAAAGGTACATCGCCCGTCTCCGGAATCCAGTTGAATTCGAGGCCGCCGATCGTTTCGTTGGGCACGTAATGAACGTAGGAAGCGTCCTTTGACAGCTTCCACTCGTTCTGGCCAGGAATCGCGAAATAGTCGTACGGCTTTGCACTTGCGGCGACATTGATGTGACCGTATCGCGATGCCTCTTCGATTGCCTTCTGCGACCAGATGCCAGTGTCGATGTAATCGGCAGTGCCGCCTTCCGGCAACAGGTTCAGCGGCACCTGGGCGAACTGCTGGCTGGCGCCGCCCTGCAGAAACAGCACTTTGTAGTTCGAGGGAATGGATAGAAGGTCGCGCAGGTCTTGCTCGGCCTTGTTGGCAATGGAAACGAACTCATCACTGCGGTGGCTCATTTCCATGACCGACAGACCTTTGCCGTGCCAATCGAGGAGTTCCGCCTGGGCGCGCAGCAGAACAGCTTCAGGAAGCGCGGCAGGGCCGGCGCAGAAGTTAAAGGCTCGCTTGCTCATATCCACTCTCGTCATGCAATTCGTTGAATTCTTTACCAGCAGAGGGGCTGTTGGCAGCCCCTCTTTCACACGTCAGTCCCTGGGCTCATCTTCGCCTGAGACTGAGTCAGCTTGCATATCCGCGCCGGACTCGTCAGCGTCGCCGCCCTCGAGGACTTCGCCTTCTACGACTTCGCCGTCGATTTCCTCACCTTCAAGCTCTTCGCCTTCCACTTCCGAAGGCTCCTGAACGCGCTCGAGACCGACCAGCTTCTCGTCCTTCGCCAGCTTGATCAACGTGACACCCTGCGTGTTTCGACCCAGGCTGGATACCTCGTCAACACGGGTACGAACCAGTGTGCCCTGGTCGGAAATCAACATGATTTCCTCGCCGTTCTGCACCTGGACCGCGCCGACCAGTCGGCCGTTACGGTCGTTGCTGACCATGGCGATTACGCCCTGACCGCCACGCTTGTACTCAGGGAACTCGGAGATCGCGGTGCGCTTACCGAAGCCGCGTTCGGACGCCGTGAGGATTTCACTGCCTTCTTCAGGGATCAGCATGGAGATCAGTTTCTGACCTTCCTGCAGACGCATCCCGCGTACACCGCGGGCCGTACGGCCCATGGCGCGAACGTCGGATTCCTTGAAGCGAGTCACTTTGCCGCCGTCGGAGAACAACATGATTTCCTGTTCGCCGTCAGTAATGGCGGCCGAAATCAGAATGTCGCCTTCGTCCAGCTCCAGCGCGATCAAACCGACGCTGCGCTGACGGCTGAACGCCACCAGCGGCGTCTTCTTGACCGTACCGTTGGCCGTGGACATGAAGATGAACGGAGCCTTCTTCTTGTCTGCAGCCTTGATGCGCGCCTTGCGATCTTCTTCGGTTTCGTTGTCCGCTTCGATCACATCGGCGTCGTCGACTTCGCCTTCAACAGCGTCGCCTTCTTCCTCGTCAGCCCGCTTGCGCATGGCCTCAAGGTCCACCGGCAGCATGGTGGTGATGTATTCGCCTTCGCTCAGTGGCAACAGGTTGACCAGCGGACGACCACGGGCAGCGCGGGAGGCTTCCGGAATCTCGTAGGTCTTGAGCCAGTAGACCTTGCCCTTGCTTGAAAACATAAGCAGCGTGGTGTGGCTGTTGGCAACCAGCAGGTGAGCGATGTAGTCCTCATCCTTGATGCCGGTGGCCGATTTACCTTTACCGCCACGACGCTGTGCCTGATAGACCGCCAAAGGCTGAGTCTTGGCATAGCCGCTGTGGGAAATGGTAACGACGCGCTCTTCTTCGGTGATCAGGTCGCCGAGGGTCAGGTCCAGGCGCGCATCGAGAATCTCGGTGCGGCGCACATCGCCGTATTCGGCACGGATCAGTTCCAGCTCTTCGCGGATGATTTCCATCAAACGCACGGCACTGTTGAGGATGCGCAGCAACTCGCCGATCTGGATCAGGATTTCCTGATACTCGGTGAGCAGCTTTTCGTGTTCCAGGCCCGTCAAACGGTGCAGGCGCAACTCCAGGATCGCCTGCGCCTGTTCTGGCGACAGGAAATACTTGCCGTCACGCAGGCCGTACTGTGGATCAAGGTTGTCCGGACGGGATGATTCAGCGCCAGCGCGCTCAACCATGTCCATCACGGCACTCGATTCCCACCCTGTGGTGATCAGGCCTTCTTTGGCTTCTGCCGGCGTCGGCGAGGCTTTGATCAGGGCGATGACCGGGTCGATGTTCGACAGCGCAACCGCTTGACCTTCAAGAATGTGGCCGCGCTCGCGTGCCTTGCGCAGCTCGAATACGGTGCGGCGGGTGACGACTTCACGACGGTGACGAATGAAAGCTTCCAGCAGATCCTTGAGGTTCAGGATGCGCGGACGGCCATCGATCAGGGCAACGATGTTGATCCCGAACACGCTTTGCAGCTGGGTCTGGGCGTAGAGATTGTTGAGCACCACTTCCGGCACTTCGCCACGGCGCAGCTCGATCACGACGCGCATACCGTCTTTGTCGGATTCGTCACGCAGCTCGGTAATGCCTTCGAGCTTCTTATCTTTAACCAGCTCGGCGATCTTCTCGATCAGACGGGCCTTGTTGAGCTGGTACGGCAGTTCGCTGATAACGATCTGCTGGCGGCCACCGACCTTGTCGATGTCTTCGACAAAGGAGCGCGCGCGCATGTAAATGCGGCCACGACCGGTGCGGTAGGCTTCGACGATACCAGCGCGACCATTGATGATCGCGGCGGTAGGGAAATCGGGGCCAGGGATGTACTGCATCAACTCATCAATGGTCAACTCGGGGTTGTCGATGAGTGCCAGGCAGCCGTCAATGACTTCGCCCAGGTTGTGCGGCGGTATGTTGGTGGCCATGCCGACCGCGATACCGCTGGAACCGTTGACCAGCAACGTCGGGATGCGCGTCGGCATCACAGCCGGGATCATCTCGGTGCCATCGTAGTTCGGCACCCAGTCCACGGTTTCCTTGTGAAGGTCAGCCAGCAGCTCGTGGGCCAGCTTGGTCATACGCACTTCGGTGTATCGCATCGCCGCGGCGTTGTCGCCATCGACCGAACCGAAATTGCCCTGGCCGTCTACCAGCAGGTAACGCATCGAGAACGGTTGTGCCATACGAACGATGGTGTCGTAGACAGCCGTGTCGCCGTGGGGGTGATACTTACCGATTACGTCACCGACCACACGAGCGGATTTCTTGTACGGCTTGTTCCAGTCGTTGTTCAGCTCGCTCATCGCGAACAGTACACGCCGGTGCACGGGCTTCAAGCCATCGCGCGCATCCGGCAGAGCTCGTCCGACGATGACGCTCATCGCGTAGTCAAGGTAGGACTGCTTGAGCTCGTCTTCGATATTGACCGGGAGGATTTCTTTGGCCAGTTCGCCCATGAAGCCTGATTCCTTTTTCTGGTGAAACTTCGTCACATCCATGCGGGACGAACGAAGCTCGCCGCTGCCGGCTTTTGCCTGACAGCGACTTACGACAAATCAGCGAGTTATGCCATGGATTTGCGCAGTAAAGAGGGCTGTATTTAGCCCTCTTGGAAAGCGCCGGATGTTACCACAATCGCCGTCAGGCACGAAGCCTTTGAAAGCGCTGAATATGGGCCATTTCGTCAATAGACGCCTGAGAAGCGCCTACAGGGGCCGATAGCGATCGCGCGCTTACCGACAACGATGAAACCGGCACGGTCAATGCAAGCGTTTTCGGCACATCAATTGGGTCATCTTGGCGGTGTCCGGACGCTCGACGATGCCCTTCTCGGTCACGATTACATCGATGAGATCAGCGGGTGTTACGTCGAACACCGGATTAAACGCATCGACATCAGCACCAACGCGCTGGCCACCCATTTCCAGCAACTCGCGTCCGTCACGCTCCTCGATGGGAATGTCGTCCCCGCTGGCCAACGCCATGTCGATGGTGGAGCTGGGCGCGACCACCATGAAACGCACGCCATGATGCATGGCGGCGACGGCCAGTTGATAGGTGCCGATCTTGTTTGCCACGTCGCCATTGGCGGTGATGCGGTCGGCGCCAACGATGACCCAGGTAATGCCTTTGGTCTTCATCAGGTGGGCGGCAGCGGAGTCTGCGTTGAGCGTCACCGGGATGCCTTCGTTGACCAGCTCCCATGCCGTCAAACGCGAGCCTTGCAGCCACGGCCGGGTTTCGTCGGCGTAAACACGTTCGATCATGCCTTCTATATGTGCAGCACGGATCACTCCCAGTGCCGTGCCGAAGCCACCGGTGGCCAGCGCGCCCGTATTGCAATGCGTCAATACGGTTTGCAGGTTGCCCTGGTGCTTGCGAATCAGGTCTGCGCCCAACTGGGCCATGGTGAGGTTAGCCTCGCGGTCGCTGAGATGGATGGCGACAGCTTCGGCTTCCATGGCCGGACGCGGGTCTTGTTGATCCTTTAGCCGTTGCAGGCGTTCTCGCATGCAGTTCAGCGCCCAGAACAGGTTGACCGCCGTAGGCCGGGAGCTGGCCAACAGTTCGAAATCCTGCTCAAGCGCTGTGCGCCAGTCTGCACCCGCTGCGAAGCGGGCAGACACCGCCAGCACCATGCCGTACGCGGCGCTGATCCCGATGGCCGGGGCGCCGCGCACTACCATCGAGCGGATGGCTTCTGCAACGCCTTCGGCCGTGGTGTACGCCAACCAGGTTTCTTCGAAGGGCAGAACCCGCTGATCCAGCAGATACAAGGTGCCGTCCCGCCAATCGATGGCCTTCACCTTCTCCGCAGCCAATAGTCGATCGCGCATTGCACACCCCACATGATGATTTGAAAAACCAAACGCCAGACACCGCAACCTGCGCGCTGCTGCCAGGCAGTCAACCGTATAGGCAAATCGCCAGCAGCTAAAAAAGCGGCCGATTATAGCGAGCCGACCGCGAAGACGCTCGGGTATACTTCAGCGTCCCCGTATCAAGTCACTGGATACCCCCGCCATGCCGGATCCCGCTGCCCCGCTCGACCTCTTGCTCCTGCCCGCCTGGCTGGTGCCGGTCGAACCCGCAGGCGTTGTGCTCAAGGAGCATGCGCTGGGCATCCGTAACGGCGTTATCGCGTATATCGGTCCGCGCGCAGATGCCCTGAGGCTCAACGCCACAGAGGTTCGCGAACTGCCGGGCATGCTGATCAGCCCGGGATTGATCAACGCTCACGGGCATGCGGCCATGACGCTGTTTCGCGGCCTGGCGGATGATCTGCCACTGATGAACTGGCTTGAGAACCACATCTGGCCCGCTGAAGCCAAATGGGTCGACGAGGCATTTGTCAGTGACGGCACGGATCTGGCGATCGCGGAACAGCTCAAGGGCGGCATCACCTGCTTCTCCGACATGTATTTCTTTCCAAAAATCGCATGCGACCGCGTCCACAACAGTGGCATTCGCGCACAGATTACGGTGCCGGTGCTCGACTTCCCGATACCCGGCGCGCGTGATGCCGACGAGTCGCTGCACATCGGCGTCGAATTGTTCAACGACCTGGCTCATCACCCGCGTATCAAAATCGCCCTTGGCCCACACGCACCGTATACCGTCGGCGACGACAATCTGGAGAAAATCCGGGTCATCGCCGACGAGCTGGACGCGATGATTCACATGCATGTGCACGAGACCGCATTCGAAGTGCATCAGGCGGTCGAGCAAACCGGGGAGCGGCCGCTGGCCCGCTTGAACCGCCTGGGCCTGCTAGGTCCAAGATTCCAGGCGGTTCACATGACCCAGATCAACGATGATGACATGGCGCTGCTGGTGGAAAGCAACTCCAGCGTGATCCATTGCCCGGAATCGAACCTGAAACTCGCCAGCGGATTCTGTCCGGTCGAACGCTTGTGGCAGGCTGGCGTCAACGTGGCCATCGGCACCGATGGCGCCGCCAGCAATAATGATCTGGACTTGCTGGGCGAAACCCGCACCGCAGCATTACTGGCCAAAGCCGTGGCGGGTTCTGCCACCGCACTGGACGCTCATCGCGCGCTGCGCATGGCAACATTGAACGGTGCGCGGGCAATGGGGATCGAAGCTGAAACGGGCTCGCTGGAGCTGGGTAAGGCCGCCGACATTGTCGCGTTCGATCTGTCGGGGCTGGCTCAACAGCCAATCTACGACCCGGTTTCACAGCTGATCTACGCCACTGGCCGCGACTGCGTGAGCCACGTGTGGGTGGCTGGCAAGCAATTGCTGCACGACAAGCGTCTGACCCGGATGGACGAACACGCGCTGACCGAAACCGCCAAGGCCTGGGGCCGACGCATAGCCGGTCAGCCAGAACTCAATTAGTGCCGTTTCGGCCCAAGTGTCGAAACCGGACAATCGCCTTTCAAGATTCAAGAGGGATCACCCATGAGCAACGTCGACCACGCCGAAATCGCAAAATTCGAAGCCCTGGCCCATCGCTGGTGGGACCGCAACAGCGAATTCAAGCCGCTGCACGATATCAATCCATTGCGCGTCAACTGGATCGACGAGCGAGTCAATCTGGCTGGCAAGAAGGTGCTGGATGTCGGCTGCGGTGGCGGAATTCTAAGCGAGGCAATGGCCTTGCGCGGTGCGACGGTGATGGGGATCGACATGGGCGAGGCGCCGCTGGCCGTCGCGCAGTTGCACCAGCTCGAATCCGGCGTCAGCGTGGAATACCGTCAGATCACAGCTGAAGCGCTGGCCGAGGAAATGCCCGAGCAGTTCGACGTCGTCACGTGCCTTGAGATGCTCGAACACGTGCCCGATCCTTCGTCGGTGATCCGCGCTTGCTACAAGATGGTAAAGCCAGGCGGCCAAGTATTTTTCTCCACCATCAACCGCAACCCGAAAGCGTATCTGTTCGCCATTATCGGCGCCGAATACATCATGAACCTGTTGCCACGCGGCACTCATGACTTCAAGAAATTCATCCGCCCGTCAGAGCTCGGCGCCTGGAGCCGCAGCGCCGGCCTCAACGTCAAGGACATCATCGGCCTGACGTACAATCCGCTGACCAAGCATTACAAGCTGGCTTCTGATGTTGACGTCAACTACATGGTCCAGACGTTGCGGGAGGCCTGATTCATGCACCTGAGAGCCGTTCTTTTCGACATGGACGGCACGCTGCTCGACACCGCGCCGGACTTTATTGCCATCTGTCAGGCGATGCTGGCCGAGCGCGGTCTTGCGCCAGTCGCCGACAAACTGATCCGGGACGAAGTTTCCGGCGGGGCGAAAGCCATGGTCTCGGCGGCGTTCGCGCTCTCTCCCACCGCGCCAGAATTCGAAGCTCTGCGCCTGGAATTTCTGGAGCGCTATCAAAAAGACTGTGCAGTCCATAGCAAGCTGTTCGACGGCATGGCCGAGTTGCTGGCCGACATTGAAAGCGCCAGGCTGATCTGGGGCGTGGTGACCAACAAACCGGTGCGCTTTGCCCAGCCAATAATGGAGCAGTTGGGGTTGGCGCAGCGCTCGGCAGTGCTGATCTGCCCCGATCACGTGACAAAGAGCAAGCCTGATCCGGAGCCCCTGATCCTGGCCTGCAAGATGCTCGACCTGGATCCGGGCAGCGTGTTGTTTGTCGGCGATGACCTGCGGGACATCGAATCGGGTCGTGACGCC
The DNA window shown above is from Pseudomonas sp. BSw22131 and carries:
- the mtnA gene encoding S-methyl-5-thioribose-1-phosphate isomerase; this translates as MRDRLLAAEKVKAIDWRDGTLYLLDQRVLPFEETWLAYTTAEGVAEAIRSMVVRGAPAIGISAAYGMVLAVSARFAAGADWRTALEQDFELLASSRPTAVNLFWALNCMRERLQRLKDQQDPRPAMEAEAVAIHLSDREANLTMAQLGADLIRKHQGNLQTVLTHCNTGALATGGFGTALGVIRAAHIEGMIERVYADETRPWLQGSRLTAWELVNEGIPVTLNADSAAAHLMKTKGITWVIVGADRITANGDVANKIGTYQLAVAAMHHGVRFMVVAPSSTIDMALASGDDIPIEERDGRELLEMGGQRVGADVDAFNPVFDVTPADLIDVIVTEKGIVERPDTAKMTQLMCRKRLH
- the mupP gene encoding N-acetylmuramic acid 6-phosphate phosphatase MupP produces the protein MHLRAVLFDMDGTLLDTAPDFIAICQAMLAERGLAPVADKLIRDEVSGGAKAMVSAAFALSPTAPEFEALRLEFLERYQKDCAVHSKLFDGMAELLADIESARLIWGVVTNKPVRFAQPIMEQLGLAQRSAVLICPDHVTKSKPDPEPLILACKMLDLDPGSVLFVGDDLRDIESGRDAGTKTAAVRYGYIHPHDNPDHWGADVVVDHPLELRKVLHSAISGR
- a CDS encoding TRZ/ATZ family hydrolase, whose amino-acid sequence is MPDPAAPLDLLLLPAWLVPVEPAGVVLKEHALGIRNGVIAYIGPRADALRLNATEVRELPGMLISPGLINAHGHAAMTLFRGLADDLPLMNWLENHIWPAEAKWVDEAFVSDGTDLAIAEQLKGGITCFSDMYFFPKIACDRVHNSGIRAQITVPVLDFPIPGARDADESLHIGVELFNDLAHHPRIKIALGPHAPYTVGDDNLEKIRVIADELDAMIHMHVHETAFEVHQAVEQTGERPLARLNRLGLLGPRFQAVHMTQINDDDMALLVESNSSVIHCPESNLKLASGFCPVERLWQAGVNVAIGTDGAASNNDLDLLGETRTAALLAKAVAGSATALDAHRALRMATLNGARAMGIEAETGSLELGKAADIVAFDLSGLAQQPIYDPVSQLIYATGRDCVSHVWVAGKQLLHDKRLTRMDEHALTETAKAWGRRIAGQPELN
- the ubiG gene encoding bifunctional 2-polyprenyl-6-hydroxyphenol methylase/3-demethylubiquinol 3-O-methyltransferase UbiG, which gives rise to MSNVDHAEIAKFEALAHRWWDRNSEFKPLHDINPLRVNWIDERVNLAGKKVLDVGCGGGILSEAMALRGATVMGIDMGEAPLAVAQLHQLESGVSVEYRQITAEALAEEMPEQFDVVTCLEMLEHVPDPSSVIRACYKMVKPGGQVFFSTINRNPKAYLFAIIGAEYIMNLLPRGTHDFKKFIRPSELGAWSRSAGLNVKDIIGLTYNPLTKHYKLASDVDVNYMVQTLREA